The DNA sequence TGCCAAAGTAAAAGGTCCTTGTATCACACACATTATTgcttgaaaatattaaatatgacACACTTCATCACAACAAAGTCCCCTTCACCTTCAAGCCAACATATACTTCCAAATGTCTTGATCTGCCTACCTGGGAACTGGGCTGCTTAGGCTCATCCATCCGCCCGGGAGACTCGCTTTTTGATCTGTACCGCTCAGTCACAGCAACCATGCTACCAGAAGGGCTAAATCTGTGGGGTGGGGCAAGAACATAAATAGAATTTCTAATTGGCATCAGGTCACTACAGTATTTAGAACAATGGGTGAGTAATAGAGGCACCTGTATAGCATCTCTTCATCCTCATCAGCTAAAACACTAGAGGTGGAACAGTgcaaatataaatgaaaaaccAAATCATCCCGGTCTATTGTTTCAGTCTgaacatctgaaaaataaaactgagtaATTTGGCTTCCAGTTCAGCAACAGAGAGGAATGAATAAACCAATATGTGCCTGGTGACTCAGGAACTGTACAGTAGGACAGAAACCATTTCTCAGAGGACACCGCTCTTCCATCACCCTCCTCCTCCATTCCCAGTGTGAAACATAAGGGATGTGATGGACTAGAGGTGGCAAACAGTGCATACAGACTGCAGCGCAAAAAGAGATGCTAGAGACTAGCTGATCCATTGAAAAGAGCTAAGGAAGTAGGAAAGGATCACTCTCCAAGGGCCAGCTCAACATTGTTCCCACTGATTGATTTATTAAGTGACAAGTGACAGAATATCTGCTGCTTCCAGGTAGCTGTTTCCCCATGGGGTTGAACTAGAAGAGAGGCAGATGTGAAGGGAAACCCTAGAATTACAACCTTCCCAAATAAAGCAGACCTGCCCTTTATCAAATCCATTCTCTGGCCCAAGCTTAGGGCAAGAAAGCAAATGCTGGACTGGAGGAGAAGAAGATGGATGGAGAATCCAAATACAGCAGATTTCACCACTCATTTTCAACAAAGGCTTTCTGTTCTCTCATATAAATCAAAACAACAGTGGAGGCCACTATGTTCCCCATTTCAACTGCCTCAGAAGATGTAAACCCAGGGCCCACTGCTGTCATGGACCACTGGGAAGACCTTGACCTACAGCTGGTGTCTGGACTGTTTCTCAGCCAGAACCATCTCCAGATCTTCAGGACAGAAGGCACCAGTGCAATGGagatatgtaatatatattgCATATGGCCTCATTAATCCAAATGCTGAGTCTGGTATCTACTGAGGCTGAACTGAAcatcttccttaaaaaaaaaaaaatcccacctcaGCTGAAATACTGAGGTAGAGATCCCAGCCTCTAAGAGCTAATAAGTAATTTCCCAAGTTACCCTGTACCTGGAGATCCTGGTCTGATCACTACCCAGCCAAAATACTATTACCCAAAGCGGATACACTTCCTAACACCAGGTAAAAACCCTTTCGCTCTCATGCTTATGATGGCCTAAGGAAATAGAAAGAGGAAATGTTCCAAAGCAACTGACCCAGCCAAGTCAGAATCTTGCATAATCTCCTCTTACAGCCAAGGTAATTAAGTTTAAGAAAACCCACCTGTCGATCTCGCTGCTGGTCGGCCTGACCACTTTGGCTCCAGAGGAGCCTAAGGCAAAAGCCTCCTGGCCCAGCGATCCATGGCCCGTGGTGTCGATCACCATGGCTGTGACCTCCTCAGCGCTGCTCCCATCTTCTCCCgagggctgctgctctgcccccaGCCACTCCTCCAGGTTTTCCGTCTTAATGCGCACTCCTCCCAGCACCCGCACCTCCTCGTCGTTCTGTGCCCCGCGCTCTCCCATTCCTGTCTCAACATACCACTGTCCTGCTCTGTTAATCCGCAGGATGGGCTCCCTGCCTTCCACATCTGAACTCTGCTCAATTATTTGGGGGCTGGTGGACTCCTCAGGTGGGCTTAGCTCCCGAATGTCCAGCACTGTGCTAACCTGGCCCAGGCGGCTCCCCTTGGGGGTGTTGTGATGTGGACTCAGGGAACGGTTTAGATTTGGTGTTGCCCGATGAGACTCGGGTGGTCTCTCCTGATGCTTTGTCCTGGTCTGGCTCAATTCCGCTTCCACCTCCGCCacattaattttgaaatgaatCCCCTCAAGGATCTGCGTGCATTTGTCTATGATGTGCTGCATCTGCAAGAAACTGGCAGCTGTCAGGTAACTGATAATGTCAGCCAGCTGCAGACATATCCTGCCAGTGTAGCagaaggagaggagctgctcAAAAACAGAAGGGTTCTTGATGACAGAGATAGACACAGTGCTCATCTCATTCAGGGACATGTGGTCACGGAAGTAGGGCGAGCTGGCAGCCAGCACCACCTTGTGCGCACGGAAAGCCTGGCCCTGCACATTGACCACAATGTCACACAGCCGACCCTGCATGCGCAGCTGGTTCAGGTGGCTCAGAACAGAGTTACTGAAGTTAGGAATCTCCAGCTGAATGTTTCCACTCTTCTCCATGgttttcccagctgcaggtgcACAACTCTgctggaaaagggggaaaagatcCCATCATAAGCACAGCCAATCATTTGAAATTAGAACATTCTTCACCTGCTTCCACACAGTTTGAAACGCTGGAGTTTTTAGAGACGTTCCTCACCTGTTGAACTGTCACACACTTGGCAGCACCTCTGTCACGAACAAGTGTGTTTGAGATTGCTTAAAAAAACATTACAAAAGCTCTCTGATCTCTCCATGGTATGCATCCCCTTGCACAAGAGCTTTGCTAAACCAGTCCCTGACAGACCCCCCCATTCCCTGCAGCTTTAGCATGCGAAACACTTTGTTCTGCCAACCTCAATAAAAACACATCTGCATgtaaaaagaacattaaaaatgaCATAGGTATTAAAAATAGCCACCTGATTGCATAAAAATAATgcattaaatattatataaatatataaataaatatatataaatatatatatatatataaatataaatataaatataaatataaatataaatataaatataaatataaatataaatataaattgcattaaaataCACACCATTTGTATGTTCTAAGCATTTTGAAAAGAGCAAGTAATAAGCAAAGCTCATTTGTAAAACAGGAACCGGAAAGGAGACACCGGAACCTAAATCTTCCTGATACTTTGGAAAAGTTGGCCAGCACACATCTGACCTCAAGGAATCCTAAGTGCCTTGTTAACCTGAGATATCCATCATATGTGGCACTTCTGACACATACCAGAAAATAtgtaacataatataatattaacAGGAGGGTGAAATAATAAACTGTGGCCCAGGAGGGCTCAGAGGGATCTCATGATCACTTTTGTAGGGTCCCAAGAGACTTCACTTTGGTCATCCTAAGTTCCCATCCTGGCCATACCCTAAGTCAGTAACTCCTGGACTTTTTCCTAAGTAGAGTAATAATGAGACTGTTCCACTCAGGCTACAATTCACAATGGTGCTTCTCTGCTTGGGCTGCAATCCAGATAAATGGTTTACCCAGGCTACACATGGCTTATCCCTTGTTTTCCATCTTGGCTGGGATGTTCCTAGATATTCCCACCTCTACCACACATGAGCTCCTGGTAGGCTCAGGGAGCACCTCACAGCCCAGCTGATGCAGCCGGGGGACCCTTCACCACTCAGCCAAGTTCACTAAGGCTTATCAGGAGATCTCAGAGAAGGGCCAGGGAGGGGGGCTTGGAGATGCACAACCACATCATCACATTTCATTTTGGCAAAGTTTGAAAAGAAGCCCTGACCATATATGTCAAACATTTGGAATGAATAAAAGTGAGACATAAActcatccaaaaaaaaaaagaaaaaaaggaaataagctTGTTAAAGTCCACTCATGGCATAAGCAGCTTCCAAGCTGGATAGCATATGAAGTGTGGATTGAGCAGAATGCAGCAGATGTCATAATCATTTAAAGCAGGCTGGGAATACCAAGGCTTACAGTGCCCACTCTGAGGAATGTCCAAATCTAAGGGATTGGCACATGAAGAGCATGTCTGCCTTAGGAGGACTTTTTATTTGGAATTTATGAACACTGCAGCATAGCACATGTCCATATGCCCAAGCAGGCTTTGCAAACTTGGCAAACCCAATTATTAAACATGAAGCTGCAGGACAGCCTCTCAATCTTGTGGAGTTGTGTCAAGGGATTTCTGAGTGGCGGGATGGCTGCGTGTCCCTGGGGAAGTCAGATCAGAGTGCACAAAGCTTCACAAGGTGCAGCTGAACAGTGCCAG is a window from the Poecile atricapillus isolate bPoeAtr1 chromosome 7, bPoeAtr1.hap1, whole genome shotgun sequence genome containing:
- the ZBTB37 gene encoding zinc finger and BTB domain-containing protein 37 isoform X1 yields the protein MEKSGNIQLEIPNFSNSVLSHLNQLRMQGRLCDIVVNVQGQAFRAHKVVLAASSPYFRDHMSLNEMSTVSISVIKNPSVFEQLLSFCYTGRICLQLADIISYLTAASFLQMQHIIDKCTQILEGIHFKINVAEVEAELSQTRTKHQERPPESHRATPNLNRSLSPHHNTPKGSRLGQVSTVLDIRELSPPEESTSPQIIEQSSDVEGREPILRINRAGQWYVETGMGERGAQNDEEVRVLGGVRIKTENLEEWLGAEQQPSGEDGSSAEEVTAMVIDTTGHGSLGQEAFALGSSGAKVVRPTSSEIDRFSPSGSMVAVTERYRSKSESPGRMDEPKQPSSQGEESAMLGMSGYVEYLREQEVSERWFRYNPRLTCIYCAKSFNQKGSLDRHMRLHMGITPFVCRMCGKKYTRKDQLEYHIRKHTGNKPFHCHVCGKSFPFQAILNQHFRKNHPGCLPLEGPHSISPETTVTSRGQAEEESPPQEEAVAVGETAQGSVSTTGPD
- the ZBTB37 gene encoding zinc finger and BTB domain-containing protein 37 isoform X2, encoding MEKSGNIQLEIPNFSNSVLSHLNQLRMQGRLCDIVVNVQGQAFRAHKVVLAASSPYFRDHMSLNEMSTVSISVIKNPSVFEQLLSFCYTGRICLQLADIISYLTAASFLQMQHIIDKCTQILEGIHFKINVAEVEAELSQTRTKHQERPPESHRATPNLNRSLSPHHNTPKGSRLGQVSTVLDIRELSPPEESTSPQIIEQSSDVEGREPILRINRAGQWYVETGMGERGAQNDEEVRVLGGVRIKTENLEEWLGAEQQPSGEDGSSAEEVTAMVIDTTGHGSLGQEAFALGSSGAKVVRPTSSEIDRFSPSGSMVAVTERYRSKSESPGRMDEPKQPSSQLRGGCGEDGPRPFLEAHGGKKEQQ
- the ZBTB37 gene encoding zinc finger and BTB domain-containing protein 37 isoform X4; translation: MEKSGNIQLEIPNFSNSVLSHLNQLRMQGRLCDIVVNVQGQAFRAHKVVLAASSPYFRDHMSLNEMSTVSISVIKNPSVFEQLLSFCYTGRICLQLADIISYLTAASFLQMQHIIDKCTQILEGIHFKINVAEVEAELSQTRTKHQERPPESHRATPNLNRSLSPHHNTPKGSRLGQVSTVLDIRELSPPEESTSPQIIEQSSDVEGREPILRINRAGQWYVETGMGERGAQNDEEVRVLGGVRIKTENLEEWLGAEQQPSGEDGSSAEEVTAMVIDTTGHGSLGQEAFALGSSGAKVVRPTSSEIDRFSPSGSMVAVTERYRSKSESPGRMDEPKQPSSQATNS
- the ZBTB37 gene encoding zinc finger and BTB domain-containing protein 37 isoform X3; translation: MEKSGNIQLEIPNFSNSVLSHLNQLRMQGRLCDIVVNVQGQAFRAHKVVLAASSPYFRDHMSLNEMSTVSISVIKNPSVFEQLLSFCYTGRICLQLADIISYLTAASFLQMQHIIDKCTQILEGIHFKINVAEVEAELSQTRTKHQERPPESHRATPNLNRSLSPHHNTPKGSRLGQVSTVLDIRELSPPEESTSPQIIEQSSDVEGREPILRINRAGQWYVETGMGERGAQNDEEVRVLGGVRIKTENLEEWLGAEQQPSGEDGSSAEEVTAMVIDTTGHGSLGQEAFALGSSGAKVVRPTSSEIDRFSPSGSMVAVTERYRSKSESPGRMDEPKQPSSQQATNS